A genomic region of Pseudopipra pipra isolate bDixPip1 chromosome W, bDixPip1.hap1, whole genome shotgun sequence contains the following coding sequences:
- the LOC135405766 gene encoding class I histocompatibility antigen, F10 alpha chain-like, with product MAPALGLGALLAILGVLEVSMGQPEVLHSLRYLNMAVTEPSPGIPQYLSMGYVDGIPFERYDSERGRTEPLTPWMAAGAEPGYWDEQTQINEGNRLVAATALEILRGRYNQSRGLHTVQRLYGCDLLSDGSVRGSSRYGYDGRDFISFELGSGSFVAADGAAQITKRKWEHDGIVVENMMNYLEHTCLEVLQKHIGYGQEALERKDPPDVHVSGKEEHGILTLSCHAYGFYPGMIGINWLKGDEVRDQETEWGGIVPNSDGTFHSWARIEALPGEREQYRCRVEHAGMPEPGIFAWEPKSVRNSIPVLVAVSVIAAAIIIIIGLVGVGVLKLRSGKREGKGYDSAPTSESQQRVWIQILWAGIPGWMPGFQRGMGA from the exons ATGGCTccagcgctggggctgggggcgctCCTGGCGATCCTGGGGGTCTTGGAGGTCTCGATGGGGCAGCCGGAGG TTCTCCACTCCCTGCGTTACCTGAACATGGCGGTGACAGAGCCCAGCCCGGGGATCCCTCAATACCTGTCCATGGGATACGTGGATGGGATCCCCTTTGAGCGCTACGACAGCGAGCGGGGCCGGACGGAGCCGCTGACGCCGTGGATGGCGGCCGGAGCCGAGCCGGGATATTGGGATGAACAGACCCAGATCAATGAGGGGAACCGGCTCGTGGCTGCCACAGCCCTGGAGATACTGCGGGGCCGGTACAACCAGAGCAGAG gtcTTCACACGGTGCAGCGGCTTTATGGCTGTGACCTCCTGTCCGACGGGAGCGTCCGTGGATCCAGTCGGTATGGCTACGACGGGCGGGATTTCATCTCCTTCGAGCTGGGATCCGGGAGCTTCGTGGCGGCCGATGGAGCTGCCCAGATCACCAAGAGGAAATGGGAACACGATGGGATTGTGGTGGAGAACATGATGAATTACTTGGAGCACACCTGCCTGGAAGTGCTCCAGAAACACATTGGATATGGGCAGGAGGCGCTGGAGCGCAAAG ATCCTCCCGATGTCCACGTGTCCGGGAAAGAGGAACACGGGATCCTGACGTTGTCCTGCCACGCGTACGGATTCTACCCCGGGATGATCGGGATCAACTGGCTGAAGGGGGATGAAGTACGGGATCAGGAGACGGAGTGGGGCGGGATCGTTCCCAACAGCGACGGCACCTTCCACAGCTGGGCCAGGATCGAGGCGCTGCCGGGGGAGCGGGAGCAGTACCGGTGCCGGGTGGAGCACGCCGGAATGCCGGAGCCCGGGATCTTCGCCTGGG agccGAAATCTGTcaggaattccatcccagtGCTGGTCGCTGTGTCCGTCATCGCTGCcgccatcatcatcatcatcggcctCGTGGGAGTCGGTGTCTTGAAGCTCCGATCTG ggaagagggaggggaagggataCGACTCTGCAcccaccagtgagtcccagcagcgtgtgtggatccagatcctctgggcagggatcccaggatggatgccgggattccagaggggaatgggggcctaa
- the LOC135405790 gene encoding zinc finger protein 239-like: MSLGFPVGQRQIPCLSLLLPAPGPEVRPESAEDKSRRQSLVGEAVLKGSPAQEGSGEEKGRRCPRRRGCKASPGGCEEERASVCREGGRSLRWSCELVVPEQPPSREEHFRCLECGKSFRTSTNLLRHQHIHSGERPYKCRECGKSFSDSAHLLRHQVIHSGEKPYTCGKCGNSFSQKSCLIRHQLIHTGEQPYTCGECGKSFNRRFNLRTHLGLHSRERPYKCLECGKSFSQSSDLIHHQKIHSGERPYKCPECGKRFRTSSHLLMHEQIHTGERPFRCSDCGKGFKRNSHLVIHRRIHTGEKPYKCDECERSFTNSSALTYHQRTHQ; the protein is encoded by the coding sequence atgtccttgggcttccctgtgggccagaggcaaatcccctgcctgtccttgttgcttcctgccccaggccccgaggtgaggccggagagcgcggaggacaaatcccggcggcagagcctggtgggagaggccgttttgaagggctccccggcgcaggaaggcagcggggaggaaaagggccggagatgcccccgcaggaggggctgcaaagccagcccagggggctgtgaggaggaaagagccagcgtgtgccgggaaggcggccggagcttgaggtggagctgcgagctggtggtccctgagcagcctcccagcagagaggagcactTCAGGTGCttagaatgtgggaagagcttcaggacgAGCACCAACCTcctgaggcaccagcacatccacagtggggaacggccctacaagtgtagggaatgtgggaagagcttcagtgacagcgcccacctgctccgacaccaggtgatccacagtggggaaaagccctacacgtgtgggaaatgtgggaaCAGCTTCAGCCAGAAGTCCTGCCTGATCcgccaccagctcatccacactggagaacaacCTTACAcctgtggggaatgtgggaagagcttcaaccggaGATTCAACCTCCGCACTCATCTGGGCCTGCACTCcagggaacggccctacaagtgcttggaatgtgggaagagcttcagccagagctctgatCTGATCCACCACCAGaagatccacagtggggaacggccctacaagtgcccGGAATGTGGAAAGAGGTTTAGAACCAGCTCCCATCTCCTCATGCATGAGCAGATACACACgggggagaggcccttccgctgcagcgactgcgggaagggcttcaaacgcaactcccacctcgtcatccaccgtcgcatccacaccggggagaagCCCTACAAGTGTGACGAGTGTGAGAGGAGCTTCACcaacagctctgccttgacctaccaccaacggacccaccagtaa